A part of Rhopalosiphum maidis isolate BTI-1 chromosome 3, ASM367621v3, whole genome shotgun sequence genomic DNA contains:
- the LOC113556504 gene encoding uncharacterized protein LOC113556504 has product MNNMEEMNTDDQLVTIHFDDDADVELNKSYLIEHSAYFQAMFSGYFVESQTGHRIHIKDISFDGFMKVINSLQSNKVVFNGIEDILLILEVSQLLQFSFIIFESIKIIKEKYLFTNHAIDIFPEVSKLGLQNLLDKSRAYILYNFTTILKKNKFGFLKLNERDLQSLLNSNSLNVANEKDVYDLIIDWCSTNNGYNFEYELAVSCVHFNVMSKEELECCISKTKNSILQDVIKPYIDISRENHDTVSLIRPIRCIPYVLCAVKNEDDGHAFIYRWDWSSMQFTKFLRLDPLPLDTTGYHVFIKDLDVYVLAGEIAFGRGMWNKEGWKYNLLTENWKRLQDFHPSSRRHGVGYFCGDNLYLIGGLTKHRLPNQVIEHYGYDSVNDTLVLVNNTVCPYFQQRANRVYYTSLEYKGNLALITKDNEPTWYDLSINPFNKGSYKWRRRLIDLNEVVICATALDDIVYMLTYDQKRVISLHSYCPMFECCQKLKSFTIKYDEATTMCAFNVDKAMVFKNDTFEYYSVDNDYFIEYKIQLNSFHSDYLFSVPIYINKTY; this is encoded by the exons ATGAACAATATGGAAGAGATGAACACTGATGATCAGCTTGTAACAATTCATTTTGATGATGATGCAGATGTCGAATTGAACAAATCGTATTTAATTGAACATAGTGCATATTTTCAAGCTATGTTCAGTGGATATTTTGTAGAATCTCAAACAGGACACAGAATACatataaag GATATAAGCTTTGATGGTTTTATGAAAGTCATTAACAGTTTGCAATCTAATAAAGTAGTTTTCAATGGCATAGAAGATATACTCCTTATACTGGAAGTATCACAGCTTCTTCAGttttctttcataatttttgagtctattaaaattattaaagaaaagtaTCTATTTACAAATCATGCAATAGATATATTTCCAGAAGTTTCTAAGCTTGGATTGCagaatttattagataaatcacgtgcttatattttatataattttactacaatattgaaaaaaaataaatttggtttCTTGAAACTAAATGAAAGAGACTTACAATCATTGTTGAATAGCAATAGTTTGAATGTGGCCAACGAAAAAGatgtatatgatttaattattgattggtGTTCTACAAACAATGGTTACAATTTTGAGTATGAATTGGCTGTTAGTTGTGTGCATTTTAATGTCATGTCTAAAGAGGAATTAGAATgttgtatttcaaaaactaaaaattcaatattacaaGACGTCATCAAACCATACATAGATATATCAAGAGAGAATCATGATACAGTGTCTTTAATTCGACCGATAAGATGTATTCCTTATGTTTTGTGTGCTGTTAAAAATGAAGATGATGGCCATGCTTTTATCTACCGCTGGGACTGGAGTTCTATGCAGTTTACAAAGTTTCTAAGATTGGATCCATTGCCTCTTGATACTACTGGATATCACGTGTTTATTAAAG atttagatGTTTATGTGTTGGCTGGAGAAATTGCATTTGGAAGAGGAATGTGGAACAAGGAAGGATGGAAGTATAATTTACTGACCGAAAATTGGAAGAGATTACAAGA ttttcatcCATCCAGCAGACGCCACGGAGTTGGATATTTTTGTGgtgataatttgtatttaattggaGGTCTTACAAAACATAGATTGCCAAATCAAGTTATCGAGCACTATGGCTATGATAGcg tgAACGATACACTAGTTCTAGTTAACAACACTGTATGCCCATATTTTCAACAAAGAGCAAacagagtatattatactagtttGGAGTACAAAGGTAACTTGGCATTGATAACTAAAGACAACGAACCAACATGGTATGACTTAAGTATAAATCCATTTAACAAAGGATCTTATAAGTGGAGAAGACgcttaattgatttaaatgaaGTGGTGATTTGTGCAACCGCTTTGGATGATATTGTTTACATGCTTA CTTATGACCAAAAGCGTGTTATTAGTTTACACAGTTACTGCCCAATGTTTGAATGCTGCCAGAAGTTGAAatcttttactataaaatatgatgaagCTACTACTATGTGTGCTTTTAATGTTGATAAAGCTATGGTGTTTAAAAACGAtacttttgaatattattctgtTGATAATGACTACTTTATAGAATACAAAATTCAATTGAATTCCTTTCATTCTGACTATTTATTCAGTGttcctatttatataaacaaaacatattga
- the LOC113556812 gene encoding adenylate kinase isoenzyme 1 yields MSEITLPTVWILGGPGSGKGTLCDKIVAKYGFTHISTGDLLRDEVNTGSERGQELVKIMKEGALVPTSVVMELLNEKIKSKVATSKGFLIDGYPREKKQGEEFETAIKPVDMVLYLESKDETMVQRLLKRAETSGRSDDNLETIQKRLQTFHDNNDPIIEAYKSKVVIISAEQSAEEVFAEAEKKLDTLVA; encoded by the exons ATGTCTGAAATCACACTCCCAACCGTTTGGATACTTG gtggACCTGGCAGCGGCAAGGGTACCCTTTGTGACAAGATCGTTGCAAAATACGGGTTTACTCACATTTCGACTGGTGATTTGCTAAGGGATGAAGTGAACACAGGGTCAGAACGTGGTCAAGAACTggtgaaaattatgaaagaaGGAGCCTTAGTTCCGACG TCTGTTGTGATGGAGCTACTCAACGAGAAGATCAAAAGCAAAGTAGCAACATCCAAAGGTTTTCTAATTGATGGTTATCCACGTGAGAAGAAACAAGGAGAGGAATTCGAAACTGcg ataaaaccTGTAGACATGGTATTGTACTTGGAATCCAAAGACGAGACAATGGTGCAGAGATTGCTTAAACGGGCTGAGACCAGTGGTCGGTCAGACGACAATTTGGAAACAATTCAAAAGCGATTACAAACGTTCCATGATAATAACGATCCGATTATAGAAGCATACAAGTCTAAGGTAGTTATCATATCAGCTGAACAAAGTGCTGAAGAAGTTTTTGCCGAAGCAGAGAAAAAACTTGATACATTGGTTGCATAA